Proteins from a single region of Camelus ferus isolate YT-003-E chromosome 23, BCGSAC_Cfer_1.0, whole genome shotgun sequence:
- the NSL1 gene encoding kinetochore-associated protein NSL1 homolog — MERALELVDLSPPRDVGRVAGIDDRVSVPATSRKDFRVRCTSKRAVTEMLELCGRFVQKLGDALPEEIREPVLRDAQWTFESAVQENVSINGQAWQEASDSCFMDSDIKVLEDQFDEIIVDIATKRKQYPRKILESVIKTIKAKQEILKQYHPVVHPLDLKYDPDPAARIENLIYRGETIAKEMSETMKSLPALIEQGDGFSQVLKMQPIIQLQRVHQEVFSGCCMKPDVKPESFITQIETTPAETSTGKTTDLVLRRKRTKDCPQREWYPLRPKRINLDT; from the exons ATGGAGAGGGCTCTTGAGTTGGTGGATCTTTCCCCTCCGCGGGACGTGGGACGAGTGGCCGGGATAGACGACAGGGTCTCGGTCCCTGCCACCTCCCGAAAAGACTTCCGGGTGCGCTGCACCTCGAAGCGGGCCGTGACGGAAATGCTAGAGCTGTGCGGCCGCTTCGTGCAAAAGCTCGGGGACGCGCTGCCAGAGGAGATTCGGGAGCCCGTGCTGCGAGATGCGCAGTGG ACTTTTGAATCAGCTGTGCAAGAGAATGTCAGCATTAATGGGCAAGCATGGCAGGAAGCTTCAGACAGTTGCTTTATGG ATTCTGATATCAAAGTACTTGAAGACCAGTTTGATGAAATCATAGTAGACATAGCCACAAAACGTAAGCAATATCCCAGAAAGATCCTTGAAAGTGTCATCAAAACCataaaagcaaagcaagaaaTTCTG AAGCAGTACCACCCTGTTGTACATCCATTGGACCTAAAATATGACCCTGATCCAG CCGCTCGTATAGAAAACCTGATATACAGAGGAGAAACAATAGCTAAGGAGATGAGTGAAACCATGAAG tcCTTGCCTGCATTAATTGAACAAGGAGATGGGTTTTCCCAAGTTTTAAAGATGCAGCCTATTATTCAGCTTCAGAGAGTCCATCAAGAAGTCTTTTCCGGTTGTTGCATGAAACCAGATGTTAAACCTGAGAGCTTTATAACACAAATTGAAACCACACCAGCAGAGACTTCTACTGGGAAAACCACTGACTTGGTGCTGAGGAGAAAGCGAACTAAAGACTGCCCGCAGAGAGAATGGTATCCATTGAGGCCAAAGAGAATTAATCTTGATACATAA